The Aestuariibaculum lutulentum genome segment TCATATTAATAATTAGTCAATTCATAAAAATTTGTATTAATTTGTGCTAAAGAGCTAAACAGTTAAATCCCTCAAGACAGATTAATAGTTAATGTTAACTAAAGACAAATTAAAAGAAGTTTTTGACCTCTACTATGAGGCCTTAGTCATGTATGCCAATAGATTTTTGGAATCTAAAGCAGAGTGTGAAGACTTGGTACAAGATGTTTTAGTTACTATGTGGGAGAGCAATAATTCATTCTCTGATGATATTTCCATTAAGGTTTATTTATATAAAGCAGTTAGAAATAAATGTTACAATGTAATTAAACATCAAAAAGTAAAAATCAAATATCAGGAGAGTACTATTAAATCTTTGGACGATGATA includes the following:
- a CDS encoding sigma-70 family RNA polymerase sigma factor, whose protein sequence is MLTKDKLKEVFDLYYEALVMYANRFLESKAECEDLVQDVLVTMWESNNSFSDDISIKVYLYKAVRNKCYNVIKHQKVKIKYQESTIKSLDDDNLFLNQILEEEVVRQLYIAIEKLPVRKKEIIKLSLKGLRNIEISERLGIKLQTVKTLKSQSYNILREEFKDLSAIIYFLLIN